Genomic DNA from Procambarus clarkii isolate CNS0578487 chromosome 34, FALCON_Pclarkii_2.0, whole genome shotgun sequence:
ACTGCTGGAGCTCACTGGAGCAGTGCTCCGGCACCTCTGCAAGTGGATGATGGAATGGGGGAAAGGGAGATGGCTTGTGGGTGATGGTTGATCGTGGCAGGAAAATATTAGTATTACATCATTAATAAGTTAATAATGTTACGACATGTCttcattttttttaaagattCAATATTTAAATTTGTATAGATATAAAAAGTAAACAGGCTAAATTGTACTGGTACGAATCTGGAAACATAATACCTGACGCACGTGAATGCTTCCTGTCCATTTATGCGAGACAACAGTATAAGACAAAGTTGGCAATTTACTGCTTTGGATACAAATATTCAGCGAAAATGTTCGTGACTTTAGCAGTAGTTCATTAGACAAGTATTCTTTATTTATACAATAGTATATTTTAGTATTAAATAATAGGCAGGTAAAACAACATAACTGTTCCACACAACTTTACATAATATAGTGCTTTTTGGGGTGGTTCTAGCGTTGTGTGAAATACTGAGTTGGCAACTCTGCTTCTgtgtttcagttgcattagtaaagtggtggctggtggtccatggATTTATCTCTATCACAGAAGCATTTTTGAGACTACAGTATGTGGAGGATCATGGATGCCACATTCCCCAAGACTTACACCAATTACTGAGCTGTTTACAAGTTATTCCTATTAGTACTGCTGAGTGTGAGAGGGGATTCAGTCACATGAACCTGATAATAAGAACAACACACTCAAGAATTCTCATGAATCATGTATCAGCACTTATGTTTGTTAAACTACCTGGACCTCCTCTAGTTCAGTGGAATCCTGAGCCATATGCCACATCATGGCTGCGGTACCAATCGGCAGATGACACCAGGACAAGAGTTGCTCCAGACCCGAAAACATCTCACACCTGACCCTTTGTAGAAACTTTTGTGGAATTTCTCAAAGGTTGTATTTTGTGAGCACTAAGTGTTTTAACTTCTTAAATTGATAAATACATGAttgatgttttttctttaattgtttgataattatattttatgaTAATTATTGAGTACAAACACAAAATACTTAATCATGTGACATatatagaaacaggataggaaatGACTGGTTTTTGTTAGGCCCTGCCAGAACTCCAGCATCTATAAAATTGGAATTGGATCCctgggggaaggggtgaaatctacTTATATCAGGGGAGTGGTGAAATCTATTTAGGCTAGGGAAGGGGTGATGTTTAGGCTAGGCGCAGGGTTGAAATTTGTTGAAGGCTAGACAGGGTGATGTTCAGGGTGATGTATGTTAGGGAGGGTTGCAGGGATAGTAGACGTCCTAGAACCCATTTAAAATATACTCAAGGCAATGACAGTGCAAACTAATTTACTACACTATACATTCTACTATGGTATTTTGTATAATCAAATATTATACAATAAAAGAATCCAAATACATTTTGGAATCCCGGGAGCAGAAGATGCATTCCACAAGTAGTCACTCAAAATTGTCATCCCTCAGACAAAACATACTCTTACAATTCATTAATGAATACTGTACATatgatacagtacagtactgtagtatCAAAATTACTATTAGTCCAGGCTTGATGTTCTTTGCCAAGATTAATATACCTTTGTGATTTACAATACTGTACTACAATGATGTGCCAAGTCATACATTTGTGCAGAGAATAAGGCACAGTAATGTACTTGAAACAAATACCCCAACCCACCCCATATGAAAGTGACAATGTTTCAACCCATCCtggacttgataagggtccaggttGCACTGAAATGCTACCACTTTCATTTTGTGTGTTGGGGTCGGGTTAATTAATTAATTCATAAATTAGTGGGTTACTTATTCATAAATTAGTATTTCTTAGCCAGAAAGAATACTTCCAACTTCTTTCTTTATAATAAAACAATTGGttaaataaagcacagtactgacAATGTACAGAAACACCAAGTTAAAATAAAACCTTACTAAAGATGGCAAAAATATCAGCTTTAAGATTAGCAAATAAGATACCTATAACCTATAACCTTGTCACTAGTACCTGCAGCCAACTTGATAATTTTAAGAGAAAAATAAATTATATGGGCTTATTTTGTATACCACTACTGTATCTTGGCAAACTTAGATTTTTCATTAATGGTAGTACAGTATAGTGAATTTTATACTGTATACAaatctttttttttaatatacaggTACAGTATATAGAGGGTACTGGAGCACAAGCATTCCTACTTGTTTGCAGACTAAGAGCTTTCCATACTAGAGTTCATTTAAAAGTCTTTCCGTATGTTTTTTTTCCAGAACATTGAGCCACCAATTATTTCATATCCACATTTTGAGTTACTTTTAGGAGAACAGGGGGAAAAATTAGAGGAACAGAGGCACATCATATCACCTTACCCAGGATTCTAACTAGGGACTTCTCACTTGCTAGGCAAGTGTGCTATCCACTACACCACAGAAGTACTATTACTGTAAAACTATACAAGCTATTTCCTGTTCCCAGTGGGAAAAAAAATTTCCCTTTACACAGGAAAGATAACAAAAACAGAGATGATAGAATAATAAAAAAACTGTGGTTATTGTTACTTGTTGCCACACAATGCCACTGTAATCTAATATTCTCAGGTTTTGAAGCATACAACACACTAGACAGCACTGTAATCCAACACAATACTGTACTACTTAGCCTAAGTAACATAATTTAGAACTTCTATGATATTAATCTAGAACTTCAAGGCCAGCAACACTACAATGTATCTATGCATATTAACCAAAAAGTATGTGAAATTTAACCAATATTCATAGGGATACTAAAATATTCATCCACCCTCCATGGTATTCTAACAGTGGAAGGGTTTTCTTATTTTAAAATAGGCAACAATTACCAGAACAGTATATACAGTAGAGTATTTTGAACCCCATTTCAAAAGCAGCCAGTAATAGCAAATATTGGATAGAGACTTATCATTATTCTTCAAATATCATGTTTTCACCAAATCTTTTTTTTCAATCTTAGCAAAACTTTATCAAAGtcaattcaaagaagcaaaatgaTCTAGGGCTAAGATAATTTGAAGAAACTGAAAGATACTTTGGTATTTGCATAATttacaatatacagtatatacataaaaAAATCAAACTGCATTTGTCAAATACAATATGCTAGAGCTGCTGCTGTACAAGTCtaacaaattaataaaaaaaaatctagcTAAGTAGTattttaacataaaaattaagcatCAAGTGTGGTAAAAATGTCCTTTTCTGGGCATAGCCTTGGTATTTTCCCTAAGCTTATGGACAGACTACAAACTTCTGAAacataagcacaagctccaagaaTTGGACAAACAAGTCCATGGGAAAAGTGAACACATGACTGCTCAACAACTGGGCACCGCAGAAGCCTCTTGGTGCCATAACAAGAGTACCATTTTTTATGCTAATTATCCTGCTGTCAAAGAACTGTTTTCATAGTTCGGCACATCTCACATGCCCGCATATTCCCCACGTACTCCTTTCGCTGTGGGAAAGGAACAAGAGTTTGTCCCCATAGGCTAGGGATTCTCATTAGTGCCTGACATGGCTAAACTGTTAAGTAATGACCAGTGTTCAGTAATTTTCTGGACAGAGAGGGCTGTCCAGAAAagataaatttaaattaaataaattgtaGATTACATAGCAGATAATAATATACCCCATAACCGGTTGGGGGATTTAAAATTTGTTTCCAAATCACAAAATAggttcaaaggctgacttaaaatGGGTAGAACAATGATAAAAGGAAAAACAAGTTAAACAGAAGAGCATCTTCATTTTATCAATTTATGTCTCTCTCTGATTGATATCAAATAAATGATAGCATACctgtatatttaaaaaaaaattataaagaaAATCAACTTTAGAACTACAGTACATACCTTTCTTAAAACTGGACTACTGCTGCATGAAGTGCCAAAGTAGTTCTCCTTCCACGAGGTACTGAAGTCTCCCATGCTTGGCTCTCTCTCTCCGCCAACCCGAGTAAAATTACCAAAGTCTCTTGCATCTTCAGGGCTACTAAAATCACCAAAATCATCCTCTAGACCATACTTTTGTCCACATGTCAAATTTACAGAAGCACTCTGGGTTTCATGCACAGCAAAATCACCAAACTCATCACCAATATCTGCACTATCGAAGTCACCAAATTCACTGTCAATAATTGCTGTagaagcattaaaatctccaaatTCATCTTCTACATTTACACTCTTTGTATTAATATCACAAAATGTGCCAACATCTTCAGGAGCTGGTTGAACCATTTCCCCCGTTCCAAATGTGCCACTCTCAACCTGCGCCCTTAGATCAGCAAAATCAAGGTCATCATCATCATTCGCTTTACTGAAGTCTCCAAAGTCTGATTCACTTTGACTATCGACCATATTAAAATCTCCAAAATCATCTGAACAATGTTCCTCTAACACTGCAATATCATTACTTTTCATTCTGTATGATTTATTGCACTGGATCTCACCATTTTCTTCTTTTGTCGTTCTATTTTCTGTTCTCACTTCACTACTAAAATTATCACCAGAATTACAGGCACTTATGTAAGACTTAGAACCGGAATAATTTTCTGCATTATTTTTTTCTCCACTTAAGTGTGTACAGTTAATACATTCATTATCTGTCCCATGATCACAACCTATTACCTTTAGTTCACATTTTTCTTCCAATTCATTTTCCCAATGTGTATCAGCACTTTCAAAAGTGCCAATTACCTTTATATATTGATTTTCTTGCACATTTCCAGCATTTTTAACATGCATAAACTCATCTCTTGATTTTTTCAGACACATCAGAGGAACAAACACTGGCAATTTCATCTTTCTGATTTAAAATTACTGTACTAGTATTTTCAGTTTGTAAAGTAGTAGTACTTAGAGCTTCACTTCCCACGTTCAGCCCTTTCATCCTGAGTTCTGGAAACTTGTGAACTATATTCATTACACATTTTTATACATGTAGACACACTTTCATTGATAACACAGTGTGTCTTACTAGAACTACCTGAATGTAAATCATCTTCTGCTGAACAACCTCTGTTTTCATCTATATTATTAGCTTTACTTGTAATATTAATGGTATTAACACTGCTAACAGTTGACACATTTTCTTGCCTGCTTAATGAGGAACTTTCCCTATTTTTTACCAAATCTTCTGAGGTGAGATTTTCTCTGTTGTATGgtactggtgaacttttattataCCTTTCATTTTCTGTAGATGACAATTCTCCATTAATAATTTCTGATACCTTATTAGATGTAAAATTCCCAAACTCATCATTATCAGCTGAAACATTATCAGCCGAAAGAATTGAAGAAAACCTGGAGAATTCATCTTCTACAGTCGCACTATTTGCCACATAATCTAGAGGTGGGGGAGTACCTATCATGGAAAAACTGTTCCTAGATGATCTCCTGCCAACACTTTCAGGGTACTCATGCACCGTGGAGTATGTTTGACTAGAGCTGCTGCCATGACCTTGACCTGTGTGTTCTGGTTCATGAATTCTTGGAGGTTCACTGGCAATGGAGTTGAAAGCCTGAAAATTTGTAAAGTCATCTCCATCATCACTCTTCACCGTATCTATTGATTCGTCATTACCCTTAAAAACACCAGTAACAGAATTTGAGAAATCCCCAAATGAGTGATCATCCACTTGAGGCTGTGGAGAGAATTCGTTTGGATGGTTTGAACTGCCCACTCCTGAATCTTGACTGATATTATCATCCCTAACTCCttctaagaatgaaggtaaaatgTGTCCTGTTCCATGTCCTGCTGGTGCTAATTTGGAAGGGCTGGTGTCTGGGGTGGGAGGCAGCTTATCAGATAGGCctgaaattaatttaaaaaaattaggTCACTTAAATATGACATTTaactattaataacaataaaccacAGTTTTCTATATTTTGAATATTTAACAAAGTATCTGCAAGTGCCGTGATATTGGGCAGTATGCATGAGAAACTAGAGCCCAGCTTTGGTACCATGACAAGAAAATTGTATTAAAGTAATACAAAATATGATGTTGCACAAAGCCAATCCTTGCTCTGGCTAAGACTTAAACTGCAATGATTCAATTGGACAAGTGTGACTAAGGAAGATATCCTAGTCTTATACAAACTATGATAATGTGACattataaacaataataataataaatataataataataataaaattattattatttagtttcATTATTATTAACTGCAAACTTATTATTATAAGTTTGTTGTTAAtgtgaacaccaaggaatttcccATCTACTTTGCTAACAACTTCAGTATTGTTAATTCTTAGTTCAATTCACTTGGCTTATTTGTTTCCCAAACAATATTTAGTGTGTttttcaatgttaagggtgagtttgttagtacTGTACTCAGCCACAAATGGACTCTTACAGTTAAATATTCATTATGAGTTAAAATGAGTAGGGTTAGCATTTGTGAAAATTAAGGTTTTATCATCAGAATTAGTTTCAGCCATATTATGATATTTGGCAGATCACTgatgtaaattagaaagaggaatgTACCAAGTATACTATCCTGTAGAACACCGATGTTAATTGGCAGTGTGGGAGTAGTAGTatcattcacagaaacatatcgaTTCCTATCACTAAGGTGAGATAGAAAGTATTGAAGGGTGTGACCCCTGATTCCATAGTGGTTCAGTTTCAATTAAGAAGATTACTATGGTTAACCATGTCCAAAAACATTATGCAGATCAACAAATAGACCTATAGGATACTGATTTTTGTCAAAAGTTATACAGTCATAATAGCAATAGTTATACTGTACATTATAAAAATTATCTTCAAAGGAGAGAGAATAATTCTGCGTGAAAATCGTACATGTCTCCCATTTTTTCCTAGTCTACAATACTAGTACTGTATTACATCACAAGCCTCATTTGAAATGTGAATTTTATGTAATCTCAATAGGCTAGTGTACTGTTCAAGTAAAAGCATCCTAAAATTATAGAACATTTACTAACCGGTAATATCAAAGGAGGCATTATGAGTCGAGAAGCTCCCAAATTCATCATCATAATCCTCCTCTCCTGGGCAAGCCACAGTTGGGAGTGAGTCTAGAGGAGGTGGAGATGACGACAACCTGGGGGGAATCATCTGAAAGGCCATATCATCATCCCACAATCTGAAAtaacaaatataaaaaatatataatgtcATTCATCCTTGAGTATGGCAATACTGTACTGCTACAAAATTATTCATTACATACAAAACAATAATAGCTTTGTTACCTAACAATTACTATTAGATGAAATAAAATACATTTGTACATACTTCTAAATGATTTTGATGAACTGTACAGTACACATGGTaccagataatctcaagatactaCTGTATATATACAATGCAAATCGACATCAAAATGCATTAATATTGTATATGAAAGACAAGGCTACTGTACCCAAATATTTTTAATATGTCTCTGTTCCTTCTTGTTCAGAGATTGTGAAGGTGAGTTCCCTAGACCTGTGTCAATTGACAATTCTGATACTAGTCTAATTGCAAACCTGTCGAATTTGCAAGATTTTTCTGTGTGCTTCATGATATGCGAATTCCTTGCTGGTGTGATATGTGGGTGTTATGTAGTAGGGAAATTGAGGACGTAGACCATCCCCTCCATTTCTGAGAATGGGAAGGCAAGCCGCAGATGGATGACAGATGACCGACGGATGAGGGTGATTAATCGTGCAACCTGGGTGAGGTTTCCAgttacccctccctctcttcatGCAAGATAATGTTAGGGTTTACTAATGTTTTTATTGACTAGCACTTGGACCCGTCTTACTAGTTTAAACAGTCGTATGTTGTACTGAGTAAACTCCTATTCTTTCTAGTGTAAGGATTCGTATTTATGTGATTAGGATATAAATtgctggtggatatgtgggcctgtgagccgctccaagcaacagcctagtggaccaaactctcacaagtctggCCTcgagtcgggcttggggagtagaagaactctcagaaccccatcaagcaggtatagcaACTGTGTGCTCAGTGGTGATAACTTATTACACCTACTGTAATGCCAATAATatttatgtacagtactgtactttattATTCTATTTTATAATTGTTTCTCATTTATGTTCTGATTTTAAGTGTCTCTGACATGCTTTTATTACCCTTACTACTGCAGGTGTTTTTCAATCCAAGGAAAAGGTGTATTTGATTGTCTTctttgggaaaatcatttatgacCTTAAGGACTATAGATGTGAGCATATTTTGCCTCCCCTTAGAGGGACAACTGAATACACATTATTTTGTGTCTGTGTACACTAGGTCTGCAATGTCATACCCTTGCATTTTCATGCAATTAATTATCTTGTACAAATAAGTCATGTTAAATAACagactacagtactgtacattaaaATTTGGTAAAGTTGCACCatatgtttgactataagaaccggTCGAGCCGGTCTgccgagtggacagcatgctggacttgtgatcctgtggtcctgggttcaatcccaggcgccggcgagaaacaatgggcagagttctttcaccctatgcccttgttacctagcagtaaaataggtacctgggtgttaatcagctgtcacgggctgcttcctggggatggaggcctggtcgaggaccaggccacggggacactaaaaaaaaagccccgaaatcatctcaagataacctctcaagataatatTGAGGTAATAAGAATCTTAAATCTGAAGTATCAGAAAGTCACAATGGGTTTAGCTTCAGCCATTTCTGATTTTGAATGCCCAGCTGAATACAAAAAAAATCTACATtacaaacaaaacaaattaataacTACATACCACAGAACCAAACAACACTAATTTACAGAAACAAAAATCAGCTTACATCACTTGTGGCAAGTAAGCCATTTCTCTGGAAATGCCTCATAGATGGGGTTCACCTTAAACTGAAATTACACATGCAGTGATAATTCCTTCTTCTTTGTGGAAATCACGAGCTATGTTGTCCATCTGGTCATGCACACAAAACTTTTAAAATAAAAACACATTTAAAAATACCAGTACTGTACATTTATATCTAAAAACAAAAAATGTTTAACAagttatagtgataaattatgaaATACACTGAATTCCATTGCAGaataaacactatacagtactgcACAGTTGAAAAATATACGCTGAAGATGCATATTTGAATTTTCATGCATTTAAAAATATGATGTGGCTATCAGAGATGTGGATACAACTCACCCTATCATGAAATAACCATAACAATGTATGCTCTTGTTGCATAAATATATTACCTTTGAAAAACATTGGCTGGACCCAAAAACATCTATGATGTTATTGGTTCCAAGAATAGTAAATATTAACTGTAAGCCTGGATGTTACAAGGGAAGAACAGGCTATTGTGGCTAGAGTGAGACTTGGATATGAAAATACCTGGAAATACAGTGACAGCAATGACCCTTAATACACAATGTAAACTATGTGGGTAACCTTCCTCTGACACACAATGTAAACTATGTAGGTAACCTTCCTCTCACACACAATGTAAACTATGTGGGTAACCTTCCTCTCACACAATGTAAGCTATGTTGGTAACCTTCCTCTGACACACAATGTAAACTATGTGGGTAACCTTCCTCTCACACAATGTAAACATGTGGGTAACCTTcctctcactaccacactattattATTTAATTGAACATCTACCTACAGATTTCTCTAAGCAATAACAGCTTCCTCTCAACTGCAACCATTTCTTCTAAGTTCTGGACTGTAATTATTTATGAAAAAGATACTGTATATAAAATTTTGCCTTAAACAGATGACGTTGTATCAGCCAATGTATTAGGCTATACTGTACTTTTTTTTCAATGTGATTCAAAATTTACTATACTTGTAAGACTGTACTGCCTGAAGTGCTATGCATGTTAGTAGCTTTgctagaatgtaaaaacatcaatgctatgtactctcataaacccaatgtaccatcttgtatataaataaatacaaaaacgtggctaaagtatgttgaccagaccacacacttagaaggtgaagggacgacaacgtttcggtccatcctggaccgaaATGgtcaaatacaaaaataaatactgCCAGATCACTTCACAATAGCAAAGACCTTCAGACATTAAGCCCTAATTGTAAACTTTAATTATACGAATGACCCTACAAGTAACATTGCCAATTATATCTATCTAAAACTtccttcttttttctttttattaacaagcttaggtatacacagcaatgtgctgctaccctattctatatgaaagattacagtgtagatcaaaatgtagctgtaagttcatctaataataccagcctcaatacaaacacCAACCAACTTTGACTAAACAACTATAATTTCATCTATCATATGTTATCCTATGCGAGTGAGTCCAATATATTATGCCTTTTAATGgaagcaaaacaaaaaacattattttgcCCCGGCATACTTGATAAAGCCTCAACTTAGCTCCAGGGAAGAAAATACAGCAACTAGTTGTGAAAATAATGTTCTGGCCACATATTATAATTTATGATATTATAACCACTTCGAAATATAATGGGAAAATGATGTAAAAAGAAGTATTATCAGATTATTGACAAACTAATTTTCTTGTATATCAAATTTATTTTACATAGCAATTATTCAGCAAGACAACCAATTGCTGACGCATATTAAACATACTCTTATTTCAAGGTCAACACAAAAGACTAACATACCGaagtgaaaaaaaattatagaactTCAAACAATGTTGCTGTCAGTCTCCTCTTGCCAGCTGTTTTCTCTGTGGTCCGTTCCTCGTTCCTCGTATACCGGAATGAATGACGGGGTGTGGAAACTTCTCTTGTGTACATATATCTATATTCTGCTTTTACTTCATTTGCCTACGTCAAATATGTGTTTAAAGTTTCACCACATGTAATATAATATATGCGGCTGTGTTCTCATGTCCCTAAAATAATGCCATGGGGTATTACAGTCGAataccaaaatatgactcagacaCTTCTATCATTAATTTttcttaaatttaaaaaaaatataaagtaaAAAAATAATGTTAAACATATTGCCACTAATAGAAAATgtgattaaaaatatatatttatgctCGGGAACGCAATAGTATGAAACGCAGCCAAGCAAAGCTGAAATTTTAAGTTATACCAAGAGGTGTAacccgcttctcggtgtatatactacATTATTGTCCTAGAATATACTCAGGACTAAAATATTGTTGTGACCTTAATCCTACAGAGgttgatataataatatataaacgtAATCTAGCTCTGTAATCTCTCAAATAGGGCAGGTGCGCAGTGTTATGTATCTAATCTTGTTAATACAAACCTgtaaattacttcatacactcaggaatattggacgatattcttgtgctgtacccagattttgctagtggaggctaatagatcaactctacatttcatgttctctagtcatagttgatttgtttttgtttttttatagaGGTTGGTATTTTCTCGCCTGACTCCATGTATGACTACCGTATGACTAAccgtcctgtgagatgggaatattaattcaatttctttctttgttatgtaccccatactcatccggtgggcggtggtgtaaagggttacagaggcacataatcggttcaggaactgaactccctatttcgtttagctaagcaaataacaatcttttgacactAGTAGTACTTTGATGGGTGGGAAtatacttatagctagttttttagtcagagtttatttgtttttgtattgaggcaagtatttgctcccgtgactccatgtatgactaaccatcttgtgagatggaatattagatgaacttatagctagttttttatcta
This window encodes:
- the LOC123762120 gene encoding LOW QUALITY PROTEIN: aftiphilin (The sequence of the model RefSeq protein was modified relative to this genomic sequence to represent the inferred CDS: inserted 2 bases in 1 codon; deleted 1 base in 1 codon) yields the protein MAYLPQVILWDDDMAFQMIPPRLSSSPPPLDSLPTVACPGEEDYDDEFGSFSTHNASFDITGLSDKLPPTPDTSPSKLAPAGHGTGHILPSFLEGVRDDNISQDSGVGSSNHPNEFSPQPQVDDHSFGDFSNSVTGVFKGNDESIDTVKSDDGDDFTNFQAFNSIASEPPRIHEPEHTGQGHGSSSSQTYSTVHEYPESVGRRSSRNSFSMIGTPPPLDYVANSATVEDEFSRFSSILSADNVSADNDEFGNFTSNKVSEIINGELSSTENERYNKSSPVPYNRENLTSEDLVKNRESSSLSRQENVSTVSSVNTINITSKANNIDENRGCSAEDDLHSGSSSKTHCVINESVSTCIKMCNEYSSQVSRTQDERXLNVGSEALSTTTLQTENTSTVILNQKDEIASVCSSDVSEKIKDEFMHVKNAGNVQENQYIKVIGTFESADTHWENELEEKCELKVIGCDHGTDNECINCTHLSGEKNNAENYSGSKSYISACNSGDNFSSEVRTENRTTKEENGEIQCNKSYRMKSNDIAVLEEHCSDDFGDFNMVDSQSESDFGDFSKANDDDDLDFADLRAQVESGTFGTGEMVQPAPEDVGTFCDINTKSVNVEDEFGDFNASTAIIDSEFGDFDSADIGDEFGDFAVHETQSASVNLTCGQKYGLEDDFGDFSSPEDARDFGNFTRVGGEREPSMGDFSTSWKENYFGTSCSSSPVLRKLESLVLKWIPKGKTAFSLQEEQPVPTLHQAVESDAFVWRQLENLEASAALTLTWGNTQAHNFFLSSVNVDARNIVSKAALITLFGQKWSSSVPLFAQTLSFSPLTPAKSTEGSGGAAVALSGCSNREPTPTSTTITDVSSQQQLKKEEQIQVPSTKDGSSEEQIPPAKFDWTSSGLTNPLEVPAYNSSLFGLDLLLTNTSIGKGATNALLASLEREFLSEGGEKGSNIRIKSPPTPSPLVQQILGSGLTKDCVTNTPLQSLVPEVRQVVEHLPDLGFMRSKVLMFPIRGEQ